In a genomic window of Rhizobium acidisoli:
- a CDS encoding type VI secretion system Vgr family protein gives MVLSRIESLLRHNRFVAVTSAASELNEISLRRLSGTERLGEPFLYEVKLASRNPVQNFATIPGQSLTIGLKLKDSQTRFFNGVVTRFQYLGLDDTEHLNYVAQVRPWISLLEHRSNSRVFQNKTSIEIITTIFREHKGNFKNQTARRFPQRPYCVQYDETDLAFVSRLMEQDGIYYYFEHAEDQHDLVLVDNAASHMACTPEIVETHHNLRPARSLYQEDVILHWDEVVSLQPNKVVLRDYDHEKPMAELTSVARVPPVRTGGIPPRKLTGSAITRPPESVAVRTGETSSASSGCTAMREVFEYPGHYTKKSDGDFYATIRAEELACNAYRARIESTARQITTGSLFKAANPFYYGQVGSRPKPTDRFLAVGQDFTVIGEVGDDLTADTVGGKGERFLYHSNVEIIPATTQYRPRRRTSARLIHGPQTAVVVGPEGESIATDKYGRVKVQFFWDREGEKNENSSCWIRVAQNFAGKGFGNLVVPRIGHEVVVDFIHGNPDTPLVTGVVYNGSNLPPETLPTDKTRSTFRTHTDGGAANAYNELRFEDKQGREEVYLKAQKNHTVEVGNIYSIDVKRHFLLTSGVAAPASSAAAALGSRVEVTPDKIRLVVSGRTGPQAIEISADGIAIIGTMIGVMATPPRLGSIVSMPPPTPGPPTPSIMKLIATLGLPPVTPE, from the coding sequence ATGGTCCTGTCAAGAATCGAGAGTCTCTTAAGGCACAATCGTTTTGTTGCGGTCACTTCGGCCGCGTCCGAGTTGAATGAAATCTCTCTCCGACGGCTCAGTGGCACCGAGCGGCTGGGGGAACCTTTCCTCTACGAGGTGAAGCTCGCCAGCCGCAATCCAGTTCAGAACTTTGCTACGATTCCCGGTCAAAGCCTGACAATCGGGCTTAAGCTCAAGGACTCGCAAACGCGCTTCTTCAACGGTGTTGTTACGCGCTTCCAATATCTCGGCCTCGACGATACCGAGCACCTCAACTACGTGGCGCAGGTGCGCCCGTGGATTTCATTGCTCGAGCATCGCTCAAACAGTCGGGTCTTTCAGAACAAGACCAGCATCGAGATCATCACCACGATTTTTCGAGAACATAAAGGCAATTTCAAGAATCAGACCGCCCGACGGTTCCCACAGCGCCCATATTGCGTCCAGTACGATGAAACGGATCTGGCCTTCGTCAGCCGCCTCATGGAGCAGGACGGCATCTACTACTATTTTGAACATGCTGAGGACCAACATGACCTCGTGCTGGTCGACAACGCCGCGAGCCACATGGCCTGCACGCCTGAGATCGTGGAGACCCACCACAATCTCAGGCCCGCCCGAAGTCTGTACCAAGAAGACGTCATCCTGCATTGGGACGAGGTCGTTTCGCTACAGCCGAACAAGGTCGTTCTCAGGGACTATGACCATGAGAAGCCGATGGCAGAACTCACGTCTGTCGCGCGCGTTCCTCCCGTGAGGACAGGCGGCATTCCGCCCCGCAAGCTCACGGGAAGCGCCATCACCCGACCGCCGGAGAGCGTGGCGGTCAGAACGGGCGAGACCTCGTCGGCAAGCAGCGGCTGCACGGCAATGCGGGAGGTCTTCGAGTATCCAGGCCACTATACAAAAAAAAGCGATGGCGATTTCTACGCCACCATCCGTGCCGAGGAACTCGCCTGCAACGCTTATCGCGCGCGGATCGAAAGCACTGCGCGCCAGATAACGACCGGGTCATTATTCAAGGCCGCAAATCCCTTCTACTACGGCCAGGTCGGTTCCCGGCCGAAACCCACCGATCGCTTTCTGGCAGTCGGACAGGACTTCACTGTCATCGGAGAGGTGGGGGACGATCTCACTGCGGACACCGTGGGGGGGAAGGGCGAGCGCTTCCTCTATCACAGCAACGTAGAGATTATCCCCGCGACCACCCAGTACCGCCCGAGGCGCCGCACATCGGCGCGGTTGATTCACGGACCGCAGACGGCCGTCGTCGTAGGCCCCGAGGGCGAATCGATCGCGACGGATAAGTACGGCCGTGTGAAGGTTCAGTTCTTCTGGGACCGAGAAGGCGAAAAGAACGAGAACAGCTCCTGCTGGATTCGGGTGGCCCAAAACTTCGCTGGTAAGGGTTTTGGCAACCTGGTCGTCCCACGGATCGGCCATGAGGTCGTCGTTGATTTCATCCACGGAAATCCCGACACGCCCCTGGTGACCGGCGTCGTATACAATGGCTCAAATCTGCCGCCTGAAACCCTGCCGACTGACAAAACGCGGTCGACTTTCCGGACGCATACCGATGGCGGCGCCGCTAATGCGTACAATGAACTGCGCTTTGAGGACAAGCAAGGCCGTGAGGAGGTCTATTTGAAGGCGCAGAAGAATCATACCGTCGAGGTCGGGAATATCTACAGCATCGACGTCAAGAGACACTTCCTCCTGACCTCGGGCGTCGCCGCGCCCGCGTCCTCTGCCGCAGCGGCCTTGGGTAGCCGCGTCGAGGTAACACCCGACAAGATCCGCCTTGTAGTATCGGGCAGAACCGGCCCCCAGGCCATCGAAATCAGCGCCGATGGGATAGCCATTATCGGCACGATGATTGGCGTTATGGCAACGCCTCCGCGGCTCGGGTCCATCGTCTCCATGCCGCCGCCGACACCGGGTCCACCCACGCCGTCGATAATGAAGCTTATTGCGACACTCGGGCTGCCGCCTGTTACGCCCGAGTGA
- the tssF gene encoding type VI secretion system baseplate subunit TssF, producing the protein MDPRLLRLYNDELAYMREMGAEFARAFPKVAARLGMESVEVADPYVERLLEGFAFMAARVQLKLQSRFPEFTQHLLEMVYPHFLPPLPSMTIVRFEPDQEAGRLENGYVVPRGTKLLGRLAPGAVTHCEFRTAHDVHLWPIVVSAADYFSTPGQIAALDLPARQDAKAALRLRLRTTNGMPFNRLALDALTLHLTGPGGIGAALAEQLLGDACNILARPVGRPIPWQEKIPVHALQQRGLEPSCALLPEVPRSFDGYRLLQEYFALAERTLFVEVSGLADAVALSTAETLEIVFALGRVEPRLERQLGPQNIVLFATPAINLFERQADLVHVSDKNTEHHVIVDRMRPLDFEVHSILEMSGDGAKNEAAPVRFYPFYSISAHGQEEQHSRYYAIRREQRLMSEHQRLNGARTGYIGSETFVSLVDRQAAPYSAELRHLSVNCLCSNRDLALLLPIGRDETDFTLEIGAPVTATRCVSPPSRPRHSFANGDITWRLISHLSLNYLSISNSDRNDHRGAEALRELLRLYVDPVNAFASRQIDGIREIRSRPAVRRLSSGGQAAVARGIEVAIILDEAAFEGVGIFPLASVLNQFFAKYVSINSFTEMVVSTLQRGEVMRWPTMAGRRAIL; encoded by the coding sequence ATGGATCCCCGGCTCCTGCGACTGTACAACGATGAACTTGCTTATATGCGCGAGATGGGGGCCGAGTTCGCCCGCGCATTCCCGAAGGTCGCCGCCCGGCTCGGGATGGAATCAGTGGAGGTCGCCGACCCCTACGTCGAGCGGCTTCTGGAAGGCTTCGCTTTCATGGCGGCGCGGGTGCAATTGAAGCTTCAGTCTCGCTTTCCGGAATTCACCCAGCACCTCCTGGAGATGGTCTATCCGCATTTTCTACCGCCGCTCCCGTCGATGACGATCGTGCGCTTCGAGCCCGACCAGGAGGCCGGACGACTTGAGAATGGATACGTCGTGCCGCGGGGAACCAAGCTTTTGGGCCGTCTTGCTCCGGGTGCCGTCACACATTGCGAGTTCCGCACGGCCCATGATGTGCATCTCTGGCCAATTGTGGTAAGCGCTGCCGATTATTTTTCGACGCCGGGGCAGATCGCCGCACTGGATCTTCCGGCCCGGCAAGATGCGAAGGCTGCTTTGCGACTACGCCTTCGCACCACGAATGGCATGCCGTTCAATAGACTCGCACTAGACGCTCTCACACTGCACCTAACAGGCCCCGGTGGCATCGGCGCCGCACTCGCCGAACAGCTTCTCGGTGACGCATGCAATATCTTAGCCCGTCCGGTCGGCCGGCCCATCCCTTGGCAGGAAAAGATTCCGGTTCATGCGCTGCAGCAGCGCGGTTTGGAGCCGAGCTGTGCTCTCCTGCCCGAGGTGCCACGCTCTTTCGACGGGTACCGTCTCCTACAGGAGTATTTCGCCCTCGCGGAGCGGACGTTGTTCGTCGAGGTTAGCGGGCTGGCAGACGCAGTAGCCCTGTCAACTGCCGAGACCCTTGAGATCGTCTTCGCACTTGGACGTGTCGAGCCACGGCTGGAACGACAGCTCGGACCCCAAAATATCGTTCTCTTCGCAACGCCCGCGATTAATCTGTTCGAACGCCAGGCAGATCTCGTCCACGTGAGCGACAAGAACACCGAGCATCATGTGATTGTTGACAGGATGAGGCCGCTCGACTTTGAGGTCCACTCGATCCTCGAGATGAGCGGAGACGGGGCGAAAAACGAAGCGGCTCCCGTGAGGTTCTACCCGTTCTATAGCATCAGCGCGCACGGTCAGGAGGAGCAGCACTCCAGATACTACGCGATCCGCCGGGAGCAGCGCCTCATGTCGGAGCACCAGCGTCTAAATGGCGCGCGGACTGGCTATATCGGCAGCGAGACGTTCGTTTCTCTAGTTGATCGCCAGGCGGCTCCCTATTCGGCAGAACTCCGGCATTTGTCTGTAAACTGCCTGTGCTCGAACCGGGATCTGGCGCTGCTGCTGCCGATTGGCCGGGACGAGACAGACTTCACCCTGGAAATCGGCGCTCCAGTTACCGCCACCCGGTGCGTATCGCCCCCGAGCCGACCGCGCCACTCCTTCGCCAATGGCGATATCACCTGGCGATTAATTAGCCATCTCTCACTGAACTACCTCTCGATCAGCAATTCCGATAGGAACGACCACCGGGGCGCAGAAGCGCTGCGTGAACTCCTCCGCCTCTACGTCGATCCAGTCAACGCCTTCGCCTCACGGCAGATCGACGGGATCCGGGAGATCCGGTCCAGGCCTGCGGTCAGGCGATTGTCCAGCGGTGGACAAGCCGCCGTAGCACGTGGGATTGAGGTTGCTATCATCCTGGACGAGGCGGCTTTCGAAGGCGTTGGCATCTTTCCGCTCGCCTCCGTGCTCAACCAGTTCTTCGCAAAATACGTATCCATCAACAGCTTCACCGAGATGGTCGTCTCGACGCTACAGCGCGGGGAGGTAATGCGATGGCCGACGATGGCCGGCCGCCGGGCGATCCTTTGA
- the tssE gene encoding type VI secretion system baseplate subunit TssE, with protein MGRDVKRDLVQPSLLDRLTDDEPRSSCEAQDKRSFSVRQLEEVILRDVSWLLNTNQLGATVDLQAYPHVAASALNYGAWPLSGQIREGMDKSALREAIIESLQRFEPRLLPDTLKVTVLDDGQGCGTFRFRIEADLWAQPLPVRMVMRTEVNSELASARVLHLGTEIS; from the coding sequence ATGGGCAGAGATGTTAAGCGGGATCTCGTGCAACCATCCCTCCTGGACCGGCTTACGGACGATGAGCCGCGCAGCTCGTGTGAAGCGCAGGACAAGCGCAGTTTCTCTGTTCGCCAACTGGAAGAGGTGATTCTACGCGATGTTTCCTGGTTGTTGAACACCAACCAATTGGGTGCAACCGTAGATCTACAAGCGTACCCTCACGTAGCGGCCAGTGCACTTAATTATGGTGCCTGGCCTCTCAGCGGACAAATTCGCGAAGGCATGGATAAGAGCGCATTGCGCGAAGCGATAATCGAGAGCCTTCAGCGCTTTGAGCCGCGTCTCTTACCGGACACCCTCAAGGTGACGGTCCTGGACGATGGTCAGGGTTGCGGCACTTTTCGCTTTAGGATCGAAGCCGATCTGTGGGCGCAGCCATTGCCGGTGCGAATGGTGATGCGTACGGAGGTAAACTCCGAGCTCGCATCCGCCCGCGTCCTTCATCTCGGTACAGAGATAAGCTGA
- a CDS encoding Hcp family type VI secretion system effector gives MAFDAVIKFTQASKDGILPKGESIILKDGITLADEWSFSLENKLNIGPHTAGAGAGKAEFEVFTIKKQVDTSSPSLYVACGRGAHFNNVELKLFKATGSGQATSESNLFLHWSFNMLVVEKVEWSYAEEAPEETITFRFGACKVIYYRQDEKGALTKAGEGIWNQIANSTDFNRLVG, from the coding sequence ATGGCGTTCGACGCGGTTATAAAGTTCACGCAGGCGTCCAAGGACGGCATTTTGCCCAAGGGCGAATCTATCATTCTAAAGGACGGTATCACGCTAGCGGACGAATGGAGCTTTTCACTCGAAAACAAGCTGAACATTGGGCCTCATACCGCCGGGGCGGGCGCGGGCAAGGCCGAATTCGAGGTCTTCACTATCAAGAAGCAGGTGGATACGTCATCGCCCTCTTTGTACGTTGCCTGCGGTCGCGGCGCCCACTTCAATAACGTTGAACTAAAACTTTTCAAAGCGACGGGGAGCGGACAAGCTACATCAGAATCGAACCTGTTCTTGCACTGGAGTTTCAATATGCTGGTAGTCGAGAAGGTCGAGTGGTCCTATGCGGAAGAGGCCCCCGAGGAGACGATCACATTCCGGTTCGGCGCCTGCAAGGTCATCTATTACAGGCAGGATGAAAAAGGCGCTCTTACCAAAGCAGGCGAGGGCATCTGGAACCAAATCGCGAACAGTACCGACTTCAATAGGCTCGTCGGCTGA
- the tssC gene encoding type VI secretion system contractile sheath large subunit: MTPADATDVQVATVDLGDFTRMLRFEFRIRSDHSRDLVESAVRTLAEQALQNTSLISDDVVATIQKMIASIDQKLSAQLNEILHHENFQRVESAWRGLHHLALNTETDETLKIRVLPVSKVEMSRTLRKYKGVTWDQSPLFKKIYEDEYGQIGGEPYGCLIADYYFDHTPPDVELLSGLAQIAAASHSPLISAVSPHLLQMDSWRELANPRDITKIFLTPEHAPWRAFRESENSRYVALTLPRTLGRLPYGAKTNPVDEFAFEEDTDGGDSEKYLWTNAAYAMGVNITRSFKLYGWLSRIRGVESGGLVEGLPVHTFRSDDGGVDLKCPTEIAISDRREAELSKNGLLPLLHRKNTDLGVFIGAQTINKPVKYEDPDASANAELSARLPYIFATCRFAHYLKCMVRDKIGTFKERHEVEEWLNQWIQGYVHPSPELGSEESKAQQPLSSAEVKVEEVEDNPGYYVARFYMRPHYQLEGLTISLRLVSRLPSARKG; this comes from the coding sequence GTGACGCCTGCAGATGCCACAGATGTACAGGTCGCCACCGTTGATCTCGGCGATTTCACCCGCATGCTTCGATTCGAGTTCAGGATCCGCTCGGACCACTCCCGTGACTTGGTAGAGAGTGCCGTCCGAACACTGGCCGAGCAGGCACTTCAAAACACGTCGCTGATCAGCGACGATGTCGTCGCGACTATCCAAAAAATGATTGCTTCGATCGACCAGAAGCTTTCTGCGCAACTCAACGAGATCCTCCATCACGAAAATTTCCAGCGCGTGGAATCAGCTTGGCGGGGCTTGCATCACCTTGCCCTCAACACCGAAACCGATGAGACGTTAAAGATTCGCGTTCTCCCAGTTTCAAAGGTGGAGATGTCCCGAACTTTGCGGAAATATAAGGGTGTCACCTGGGATCAGAGTCCGCTTTTCAAAAAAATCTACGAAGACGAATATGGCCAAATCGGCGGTGAACCCTATGGCTGCCTGATTGCCGACTACTATTTCGACCATACCCCACCGGACGTAGAGTTGCTTTCGGGACTCGCGCAGATCGCGGCGGCGAGCCACTCACCGCTTATATCTGCCGTCTCACCACATCTGCTGCAGATGGATTCTTGGCGTGAGCTTGCGAACCCGCGTGACATCACAAAAATCTTCCTCACTCCCGAACATGCTCCTTGGCGAGCGTTCCGCGAAAGCGAGAACTCGCGGTACGTGGCCCTGACCTTACCACGCACCCTTGGCCGGCTGCCCTATGGGGCCAAAACCAACCCGGTCGATGAATTCGCCTTCGAGGAGGACACAGACGGCGGCGACAGCGAGAAATACCTTTGGACGAATGCAGCCTACGCCATGGGCGTAAATATCACGCGCTCGTTCAAGCTCTATGGCTGGCTCTCCAGAATTCGCGGCGTCGAATCCGGCGGCCTCGTCGAGGGCCTGCCGGTACATACCTTCCGCAGCGACGACGGTGGCGTCGACCTAAAATGCCCCACTGAGATCGCGATCAGCGACCGCCGTGAGGCCGAACTCTCCAAAAACGGTCTTCTACCGCTGTTGCACCGCAAGAACACGGACCTCGGCGTATTTATTGGCGCTCAGACTATTAACAAGCCGGTCAAATACGAAGACCCCGACGCGTCAGCGAACGCCGAACTCAGTGCCCGGCTACCCTACATCTTCGCAACCTGCCGCTTCGCACATTATTTGAAGTGTATGGTCCGGGACAAGATTGGCACGTTCAAGGAGCGCCACGAGGTCGAGGAGTGGCTCAACCAATGGATTCAGGGCTACGTCCACCCCTCGCCCGAGCTTGGGAGCGAAGAGAGTAAGGCACAGCAGCCGCTCTCCTCGGCCGAGGTCAAGGTGGAAGAGGTCGAAGATAATCCCGGATATTACGTTGCGAGATTTTACATGCGGCCACACTATCAGCTCGAAGGCCTAACCATCTCTTTGAGATTGGTCTCGCGCCTGCCATCCGCCCGCAAGGGCTGA
- the tssB gene encoding type VI secretion system contractile sheath small subunit, whose protein sequence is MTKASSQKFIARVRPPRVQIEYDVETYGSQKKVQLPFVVGVMSDLAGNADEPLAPVAERKMMEIDIDNFDDRLRSLRPRVVMRVPNLLTGEGQLAVDLTFERLEDFSPAAVARKVDSLSRLLEARTELSNLLAYMDGKNGAEELLTHFLADSALLSALGSGIETEKPDGVVAAPPLASPDTEEN, encoded by the coding sequence ATGACAAAGGCGAGTAGTCAAAAGTTCATCGCGCGGGTTCGTCCGCCTCGCGTACAGATCGAATACGACGTGGAGACCTATGGCTCTCAGAAGAAGGTTCAGCTTCCCTTCGTGGTCGGCGTGATGTCCGATCTCGCTGGCAATGCTGACGAGCCGCTTGCTCCTGTCGCGGAGCGTAAGATGATGGAGATCGATATCGACAATTTCGATGATCGGCTCAGATCGCTGAGGCCCAGGGTGGTGATGCGGGTGCCGAACCTATTGACCGGAGAAGGCCAACTCGCTGTCGACTTGACCTTCGAGCGGCTCGAAGATTTCTCGCCGGCGGCCGTGGCGCGCAAGGTCGACAGCCTTAGCAGGCTGCTCGAAGCGCGAACGGAGCTCTCCAATCTGCTGGCCTACATGGACGGGAAGAACGGTGCCGAAGAGTTGCTCACCCACTTCCTCGCCGATTCGGCACTGCTAAGCGCCCTCGGCAGTGGCATCGAGACTGAGAAGCCTGATGGAGTGGTTGCCGCTCCGCCATTGGCATCCCCAGACACAGAGGAGAACTGA